The genomic region TGTATTTGTTCATTACACTTCTTCCGTCCTATAAGGGAGTACAATGTGGAGTGATCTCTCGTCACTTTCATCCAGGATATAAATTGGCTTCAACTTGCCAGGGAAAACCAGTGTCACCTTATCTCCTTCTAATGCTTTGATAGCATCTATGAAATACTTGGAATTCAATGCAACGGCGAAATTTTCACCTTTAAATGACAATGGAACTAAACTCTCATTTGCCTTTCCAGATTCTTTTCCTTTGCCGCGAATGCTCACTTCATTCTCTGTGATGCTGATGATGATCTGGTTATGCTTATCTTCCTTAGCAAGTGTGTAAATGAGATCAAGGCAACTCATTAATTCTCTTTTTTCAACGCTTACTTCCGTAACACCATCTGGCACGATTGACATCCGGCCTAAATCCGGGAACGCTCCTTCCAAAACTCTGGAGTAAAAAGTGAATCGGTCTGTTCTCGCAAATACGTGTACTACTTCGCCGGTGAAGGATTTCGAAAATCCAAATTCAAGATTGTCTTTATCCAAGATGATCTTTTGCAATTCACCCAATGCCTTGGCCTCAATGACAGCTCCACCCAAGTTACCTACATCTGTGTCTTGCTCTGTTTTAGCTAGCCTGTGCCGATCTGTTGCTTCAATGCCAAATACTCCGTCATTAATGTAAACATGTGCTCCAGCTAGGATTGCCGCATTCTTGCCGGTTGGATCAGCAGCGTAGGTTGCTTTTCTGAATAGCCGTTTAAGTTCTTTTCCAGTAGTTTCAAACAACTCGCTGTCATCAATGTCAGGCACCCTTGGAAACTCTTCTGGATCAAATACACCCATGTCAATTTCCTTCTTCCGAGAAATGATAATCGCGTTGTTGCCTTTTTTCTCAATGCTCACATCTCCATTGAGTTTCTTGATAACTTCAAGGGATAGCTTAGGGAGTGCGATCTGACCAGGCGATTCAACTTGAACGTGTTCACTGAAAATGTATGACTGTATCGTTGTACGTGTATCCGTTCCAGTGACCTTAACACCTTCTGTACCAGCCTCGATTAAGAAGCAATCCAGAATAGGCATAATGTTCTTGCTTGCAATGGCCTTGCTTGCATCTTCCAAGGCTTCTGCCAGCAGCTCACTATCCACGACTATTTTCATAAGGTCTAATTCCCTCCTTCACTTCTTTTTTAGCTTGAGGATTGCATGTTGGGCACGGACCCAACATCATCATTGCGCCTTTAAATTGGTAAGTTACTTTTGCACCATCACATGTTTTGCACATACTGTTATCCCCTCCGTCTATTTCTTCCGCCAACTGGCAGCGACTTAACAAATGGTTCGATTCTCTCTATGATTCGAGCTGCCTTCTTTTCATCCTGAGATCCCTTGGCGTTAGCAAAATGTTTGAACAACTCTTGTATCGTTAAATTGGATGTGTATATCGTCGGCAACCTCTCCATACGTCTCTGGAGAACCGGACCAATAACTTCATCCCTAACCCATCCACTCATGGACTCCGCTCCAATATCATCCAAGATAAGCACTGGTACCGTTCTGAGAGCATCCAGTTTCTTTGCTACGCTCTCTTTGGAGCCGATGGCATCCTTAATCTCTTCGATAAAGTCGGGTACATACACCATAAGGACATCCACTTCACATTTAGCTAACTCCCGTGCGATAGCTCCGGCAAAACGGCTCTTGCCGACTCCCATTGGGCCGTACAAATACAATCCTTGTACCGTTTCTTTGGGAACAAATTCACTACAAAACTTCACTGCTCCCGCAATAGCTGCCATCCTCGGAGGATCAGGTTCAATGTCGTCAAAGGTGGCGTTCAAAATATGCTCAGGAATGAAGTGACTCTTAATTCGTTCCCCTATGCCCTGTTGCCGCTCGTAAGACTTCAACAGTTCGCATTTTTTAAGCCTAAACACCAACTCGTCCTGTTTATCTGGGTTTGGTTCTTCAACGCTCCTATGCCCCTTCTGGACGTTCTGACAGCTTAGTAGACCTGGGCACGTGGCGCATGCATCGCATTGAGCCAAATGCTCTGAAACATCCCTGTATCTTCTAGGACTTGTAAGGTCTCCCGATCGATCAGGATAGGCCTGTCGGAGCCGTTTGATTTCCGGATGGCCATCAATTTGCTGAATAGCTGCCTGCTGTCGTTCTGCAAACCTTGGGGGAATTAGTGCCTTGAGTTCCTCCTGAAAGCTGCCCATGTACTCACACTCCTTGCTTTGACCTTAGATTAGCAAGCAACTCTTTTAAATCATCTGCGGTCACGTTTGATGCCGTTTCAATCGGCGCATCTGGTACGGAAGTCGCTATTTGAATTTCGTCTGTGTTTGATTTTTCACGTTTGGCATGCAACGAATATACAACCGTTGCACAGTAACTCAGGTTTCGTATCTGATCCCATTTGTTCTTGGGTTTAAAATTGTCAAATGATTGGTCAATACCATCGATAACTGTTTGGAGCGGAATCCTCTCAGCTATGAATTCATTGACAGCATCCTCGTCATTAAAAGTAATCTCAAGTCCCTTGCCTTTTCTCTGGAGATATCGAGCTGCAACTTGATTGCGATACTCCATTGGGGAAACCTCCCGATCAGAGTCAGTATCTGCTTCGGTTTTAGGAACAGAATCCGGGTTTCCCATGTATGGTTTAAAGACCGAATCGGGATCTTCTAAACAACAACTAACTTTAATACTGTCTTTAAACATGTCTTTAGAGGTGCCTTCAGCCTTACTCCCGCAAGGGATTGAGACCTCTTCGACTTCCACTTTTCGTAACTCATCAGTTACACTTTTCGTAACTTCGGA from Paenibacillus sp. FSL R5-0341 harbors:
- the dnaN gene encoding DNA polymerase III subunit beta, with translation MKIVVDSELLAEALEDASKAIASKNIMPILDCFLIEAGTEGVKVTGTDTRTTIQSYIFSEHVQVESPGQIALPKLSLEVIKKLNGDVSIEKKGNNAIIISRKKEIDMGVFDPEEFPRVPDIDDSELFETTGKELKRLFRKATYAADPTGKNAAILAGAHVYINDGVFGIEATDRHRLAKTEQDTDVGNLGGAVIEAKALGELQKIILDKDNLEFGFSKSFTGEVVHVFARTDRFTFYSRVLEGAFPDLGRMSIVPDGVTEVSVEKRELMSCLDLIYTLAKEDKHNQIIISITENEVSIRGKGKESGKANESLVPLSFKGENFAVALNSKYFIDAIKALEGDKVTLVFPGKLKPIYILDESDERSLHIVLPYRTEEV
- the dnaI gene encoding primosomal protein DnaI, with protein sequence MGSFQEELKALIPPRFAERQQAAIQQIDGHPEIKRLRQAYPDRSGDLTSPRRYRDVSEHLAQCDACATCPGLLSCQNVQKGHRSVEEPNPDKQDELVFRLKKCELLKSYERQQGIGERIKSHFIPEHILNATFDDIEPDPPRMAAIAGAVKFCSEFVPKETVQGLYLYGPMGVGKSRFAGAIARELAKCEVDVLMVYVPDFIEEIKDAIGSKESVAKKLDALRTVPVLILDDIGAESMSGWVRDEVIGPVLQRRMERLPTIYTSNLTIQELFKHFANAKGSQDEKKAARIIERIEPFVKSLPVGGRNRRRG
- a CDS encoding replication protein encodes the protein MASPQLKNGFIGIANEIWDEIISRKFTERQQKILKLILRLSYGCQKKEAVIPLLKHFELCGVRIQDAKKEITYLGQCKVIYWDGKQVYSLNKNYDEWRVSLVKEWDREKFSELISLNIGNKKVTKSVTPESEENDESYEKCNSEVTKSVTDELRKVEVEEVSIPCGSKAEGTSKDMFKDSIKVSCCLEDPDSVFKPYMGNPDSVPKTEADTDSDREVSPMEYRNQVAARYLQRKGKGLEITFNDEDAVNEFIAERIPLQTVIDGIDQSFDNFKPKNKWDQIRNLSYCATVVYSLHAKREKSNTDEIQIATSVPDAPIETASNVTADDLKELLANLRSKQGV